The Leptospira stimsonii genome includes the window AATTCAAACTTAGAGAAGATTACGATGAAACAAATTCTTTCAGCGCTCATGATTTTAGCATGTCTCTCCGTTCTTTCGTTTTGTAGATCGGAAGACAAAAAACAACCGCCTAAACAAGAATTTCAACCAAACTCCGATATCAGAACCTTCGAAGTCGGTATGATCAAAGAGGGAGATAAGCGGATAAAGGCCGAAGCGGTATTAGGAACCCCATCCGTGGAATTAAACACACAAGACGGAGCAGTTTTAGAATGGTACCTTGTTTCCACAGAATATCAAAAGAATTCTTATAAAACCTTGGCGGAAAAACCGGCAAGTATTGCGGAAGACACTAAGTTCATTAAGTTGACGATCGATAAAAAAGGCGTCATTAAAAAAATGGAATATAAGCTCTAATCCGATAAATCGTCGTCCAGTAAATCCAACCCCGCGATTCCGAGTAGAAAATCCAGAAGTTCAGCGGGGTTGATTCCTATTCTTATCCCGTAGTAAATTCCTAAATATACTTCCATCTGAAATAGAAAACTTTTCGGGTAACCGTCTTTCTTTTTATTGAGAGCTTGTAGCGCATTTTGGATCGACGGGTCGTTTCTATCAAAACTCTGTTCCTCGATAAATCTTCTGTAAAACTCTTCCTTCTTTCTTTTTCTTCTTTCGGCAACGGGAATGTGATAGAAGGAAAGGTAACGAAGCTTCTGGCTTTTGATATTGTATCTTTCATTTAAGAACTCAGGAACTTTATCACCTGGGATTTTCGTATTCTCCAAATTCTTAAGTTCTTCTTGAAGTTCGGGAGATACTTCTTCGTCTCCTGTTTCCGAACTTTGTGTTTCCACATCCAAAGGAAAAAACGTATCGCTTCCGAGAATTCCAAATATAAGTTGTTGAGATCGATACGTACCGAAGTGCCCACCTCTCAATCCGTAACCCTTTCCCAAATCTCTTCGACCGGGAGAAGATTCCCCGCCTTGAAATACAAAACCCGCGGCGAGAGGGCCGATTCGTAAACCGGCACCGTATCCTGGATTCTCGATTCCGGCGGAGAAGATGTCTTTGAAATCATTCTTACGATTTTGCAGATACGTGGAGCAATTGGTCGAAATAAGAAACGTGAGTATGACAAAGGAAAAAAATAAGAATTCCTTGTATGGATTTCTGGATTTGTATAAAATCACAAGCCCACTCTCTTTTCTTTTACTACTTAGGCAACCCAGAAAAAGAAAACGGAAACGAACGTTTTCTGATTGTTCCTTAAATTCTTAAGCTCTCAATAGCAATTAGAATGGAAGAAATAAAACCATCCGAAGAAATTCTAAAAAATATCGCCGTTTTGGGAGGGGGACCTATGGGAGTCTTTCTTTCCACCTATCTCGCTCCGAAAACAGAAAAAATGTTTCTCTGGTATGACGATCGTAAACGCGCTGAAAAAATTCAAAAAGAAAGAATCACTTCTTTGCTCGAAGATTCGATTACTCTTCCCGAAAACGTTCAGGTCACTAGTGAATTCGATTTTCTAAAGAATGGTTCGTGGATCATAATCATCGCTGTGCCTTCTCGCCTTATGGAAGGTATTTTGGACGAGTTGTTAAAAGTGCTCGATAAGAATGCTTCTCATTCGATCTTCACTTTCACTAAAGGAATACTTTCCGCTTCTACAAGACGTAAAAATAATTGCATTACATATTCCGAATATATAGAAAAACTTTCCTCGAAGGCGAACTTTTTAGATATCGAATATACTGCGGTTAACGGTCCTAATTTGCTCGGAGAATTGAAGAGAGGCCATCATAGTTTTTATTGCCTCTCGACCTCGGGACCGAAGTCCATCGAGATTTTTGATACCTTATTCAACGGCGCTCGCAATCATACGAAAACGTACAAGGATCTTGTCGGTTTGGAAATCTTTGGAGTCATGAAAAATCCGATCGCAATTGCTTGCGGAATCGCATCCGGAATTCCCGAGTGTGGAAGTAATTTTGAAGGAGAGTTGATCAGCTTGGGTTATTCCGAAATCACGACTCTTTTAAACGCGCTGGAAATTCCGATCGAGCCGGTTCAAGAATACGGCCTTGCCGATTTAATCGCTTCCTGTACATCCCGTTATAGCAGAAACAAAGCTTATGGTCATCGCTTTGTTCGAAAGTTGATTTCCGGAGAAGATCAGCCGAATCTGATCGAACGGATAGAATTGTTTTTTAATCCCGCCGAATTCATTCAAAAGGAGGTGAGTCAAAGCGAAAGCCATGTGGAAGGAGCATTCGCGCTCGCTTCGATTATTGCCCTGGCGGAGGAGAAGAAGATTGAAATTCCTCTTTACAACACCCTTTTTCAAATTCTTACAAGAAGAGTATCGCCGACGGAGTTGATCCGATTTGTTTCTAAGTCAACTTCGGATGAAGATAAGCATATCTCTAAAACAGCGACGAAACGTTCCGGTTTGGGGATGGCTTCCGGTA containing:
- a CDS encoding LIC13410 family lipoprotein, which codes for MKQILSALMILACLSVLSFCRSEDKKQPPKQEFQPNSDIRTFEVGMIKEGDKRIKAEAVLGTPSVELNTQDGAVLEWYLVSTEYQKNSYKTLAEKPASIAEDTKFIKLTIDKKGVIKKMEYKL
- a CDS encoding LIC13411 family adhesin, with the protein product MLTFLISTNCSTYLQNRKNDFKDIFSAGIENPGYGAGLRIGPLAAGFVFQGGESSPGRRDLGKGYGLRGGHFGTYRSQQLIFGILGSDTFFPLDVETQSSETGDEEVSPELQEELKNLENTKIPGDKVPEFLNERYNIKSQKLRYLSFYHIPVAERRKRKKEEFYRRFIEEQSFDRNDPSIQNALQALNKKKDGYPKSFLFQMEVYLGIYYGIRIGINPAELLDFLLGIAGLDLLDDDLSD